One genomic region from Spirosoma sp. KCTC 42546 encodes:
- a CDS encoding NUDIX domain-containing protein, whose product MKKFDDDKYIAHLSIDCVIFGYRNKELNVLISKFKFGKGAWSLPGGYILKTEGIDKAACRILNERTGLENIYLEQFRVFGDETRIVNSRYKETIKSELTTFDDQRFDSAVVEWLTSRFVCIGYYALVDINTVNPQAGEFDEYLEWRSIKDIPEMIHDHGEILSFALEALRQNLDQKLIGFNLLPETFTMREVQELYEAVYNRPFVITNFQKKILDLNVLERLEKKFTGAANKAPYLYRFKKQA is encoded by the coding sequence ATGAAGAAGTTTGACGATGACAAGTATATAGCCCACCTGTCAATTGATTGTGTGATTTTTGGCTATAGGAATAAAGAATTGAACGTGCTGATTTCCAAATTTAAATTTGGGAAAGGAGCCTGGTCATTACCGGGCGGTTATATCCTGAAAACGGAAGGGATTGATAAAGCGGCATGCAGGATATTGAACGAACGAACGGGTCTGGAAAATATCTATTTAGAGCAGTTTCGGGTATTTGGCGATGAAACGCGTATCGTGAACAGTCGATATAAGGAAACGATAAAGTCGGAGCTTACTACGTTTGATGACCAACGATTTGATTCGGCTGTGGTCGAGTGGCTAACAAGCCGATTTGTGTGTATTGGTTATTACGCCCTGGTTGACATCAATACAGTCAATCCACAAGCTGGGGAGTTTGATGAGTATCTCGAATGGCGAAGTATCAAAGACATTCCTGAAATGATTCATGACCACGGCGAGATTTTATCGTTCGCGCTCGAAGCCCTTCGTCAGAACCTTGACCAGAAACTTATTGGTTTCAATCTGTTGCCCGAAACGTTCACGATGCGGGAGGTTCAGGAACTGTACGAAGCCGTTTATAACAGACCATTTGTCATCACCAATTTCCAAAAGAAGATACTCGATCTGAACGTATTAGAACGCCTGGAGAAGAAATTTACAGGTGCCGCCAACAAAGCGCCTTATTTGTATAGGTTTAAGAAACAGGCTTAA